In a single window of the Rhinolophus ferrumequinum isolate MPI-CBG mRhiFer1 chromosome 21, mRhiFer1_v1.p, whole genome shotgun sequence genome:
- the TTLL6 gene encoding tubulin polyglutamylase TTLL6 isoform X2, whose amino-acid sequence MYMESHGYNVEQIWRDIEDVIIKTIISAHPIVKHNYHTCFPSHTLNSACFEILGFDILLDHKLKPWLLEVNHSPSFATDFWLDKEVKDSLLYDTLVLINLGSCDKKKVLEEERQRGRFLQQCHSRETRMEEVKGFQAMRLEKTEKYEKENCGGFHLIYPNLNLEKYEKFFQDNNSLFQNTVTSRARETYARQLIQELRLKQEKKSFQTKEKKVEMQGESAGEQARGKSSKSWQQTQRQKYKAATTHASKQHLQPLTLVSRTPDLLLSVRDAKKNETDSSLDQEIPKEDGPAPPKLPSARHYCSVPDLRNSSLLCCSRQELSKLISRIKAVTSASAVNIFTGTLPLSSVETSPESTTQVSDCPESLLSMTMTTSFECSSPDLNRIGSSKCKQQQNAQHLIQEKISKISLPIKSQHFLGNLNPRLTSLKNNMKRQHLLSEIVTKIRLREKSSLFPHTCNPKLVLSNQSQNSSLPSSRSSGEKRPLDVSPLLHLQSSHSHDVSLRDLLVVATPARLDPRPGRSYPGAMRDLCIQDQEA is encoded by the exons ATGTACATGGAGAGCCATGGCTACAATGTGGAGCAGATATGGAGAGATATCGAGGATGTCATCATCAAGACCATCATCTCGGCCCATCCCATCGTCAAGCACAACTACCACACCTGCTTCCCCAGCCACACGCTCAACAGTGCCTGCTTTGAAATCCTGGGCTTTGACATTTTGTTGGACCACAAACTCAAGCCCTGGCTGTTGGAG GTCAACCACTCTCCCAGCTTCGCCACCGACTTCTGGTTAGATAAAGAGGTGAAGGACAGTCTGCTGTATGATACCTTGGTTCTGATCAACCTGGGAAGCTGTGACAAGAAGAAAGTCTTGGAGGAGGAGAGGCAACGGGGGCGGTTCCTGCAGCAATGTCATTCTCGGGAGACCAG GATGGAGGAAGTCAAGGGTTTTCAGGCCATGCGTCTAGAGAAAACTGAGAAGTATGAGAAGGAAAATTGTGGAGGGTTCCACCTGATTTATCCCAATCTGAATTTGGAAAAGTATGAGAAGTTTTTCCAGGACAACAATTCCCTCTTCCAGAATACAGTTACCTCCAGGGCCCGGGAGACGTATGCCCG GCAACTGATCCAGGAGCTGAGactaaaacaggagaaaaaatcCTTCCAAACTAAAGAGAAGAAGGTAGAGATGCAGGGGGAATCGGCAGGCGAGCAAGCAAGAGGCAAGAGCTCGAAGAGCTGGCAACAGACACAACGGCAGAAATACAAGGCAGCTACCACCCACGCCTCCAAACAA CACCTTCAGCCATTGACATTAGTGTCCCGCACACCTGACTTACTCTTGAGTGTCAGAgatgcaaagaaaaatgagacagacaGCAGCCTCGACCAGGAGATCCCCAAGGAAGATGGCCCTGCTCCGCCTAAGCTTCCATCTGCGAGGCATTACTGCTCTGTACCCGACCTGAGGAATTCAAGCCTTCTCTGCTGCTCCAGGCAGGAGCTCAGTAAACTCATCTCCAGAATCAAGGCAGTCACGTCTGCCTCTGCAGTGAACATATTCACTGGCACGCTG CCCTTGAGTTCAGTAGAAACCTCTCCAGAATCCACCACTCAGGTCTCAGACTGCCCTGAGTCTCTACTGAGCATGACCATGACAACCAGCTTTGAATGTAGTAGCCCAGATCTGAACAGGATTGGCTCCTCTAAATGCAAGCAGCAGCAGAATGCCCAGCACCTCATCCAggagaaaatatcaaaaatttcTCTGCCTATAAAATCCCAGCACTTCTTGGGGAATCTGAACCCACGCTTGACTTCACTAAAGAATAACATGAAGAGACAGCATCTGCTATCAGAGATAGTCACCAAAATTCGACTGAGGGAGAAGTCCTCCTTATTCCCACATACCTGCAACCCGAAGCTGGTGTTGAGTAACCAGTCAC AAAACTCCTCCCTGCCCAGCAGCCGAAGCTCTGGTGAGAAGAGGCCACTGGATGTGTCCCCCCTCCTCCACTTGCAGAGTTCTCACAGCCATGATGTTTCTCTGAGGGATCTGCTGGTGGTTGCCACTCCAGCCCGACTGGATCCGAGGCCTGGCAGAAGCTATCCAGGTGCCATGAGGGACCTGTGTATACAGGATCAGGAAGCATAA
- the TTLL6 gene encoding tubulin polyglutamylase TTLL6 isoform X1: protein MEMKSYQKINHFPGMSEICRKDLLARNMNRMLKMFPKDFHFFPRTWCLPADWGDLQNYSRSRKNKTYICKPDSGCQGRGIFITRTVKEIKPGEDMICQLYISKPFIIDGFKFDLRVYVLMTSCDPLRIFAYKEGLVRFATTSYSHPCTDNLDDICMHLTNYSINKHSSNFIRDAHSGSKRKLSTFNMYMESHGYNVEQIWRDIEDVIIKTIISAHPIVKHNYHTCFPSHTLNSACFEILGFDILLDHKLKPWLLEVNHSPSFATDFWLDKEVKDSLLYDTLVLINLGSCDKKKVLEEERQRGRFLQQCHSRETRMEEVKGFQAMRLEKTEKYEKENCGGFHLIYPNLNLEKYEKFFQDNNSLFQNTVTSRARETYARQLIQELRLKQEKKSFQTKEKKVEMQGESAGEQARGKSSKSWQQTQRQKYKAATTHASKQHLQPLTLVSRTPDLLLSVRDAKKNETDSSLDQEIPKEDGPAPPKLPSARHYCSVPDLRNSSLLCCSRQELSKLISRIKAVTSASAVNIFTGTLPLSSVETSPESTTQVSDCPESLLSMTMTTSFECSSPDLNRIGSSKCKQQQNAQHLIQEKISKISLPIKSQHFLGNLNPRLTSLKNNMKRQHLLSEIVTKIRLREKSSLFPHTCNPKLVLSNQSQNSSLPSSRSSGEKRPLDVSPLLHLQSSHSHDVSLRDLLVVATPARLDPRPGRSYPGAMRDLCIQDQEA, encoded by the exons ATGGAAATGAAAAGCTACCAG AAAATCAATCACTTCCCAGGGATGAGTGAAATCTGCCGCAAGGACTTGCTGGCCAGGAATATGAACCGCATGTTAAAGATGTTCCCTAAAGATTTCCACTTCTTCCCTAGGACCTGGTGTCTTCCTGCTGA CTGGGGAGATTTGCAAAACTACAGCAGgtcaagaaaaaataagacatacatTTGTAAGCCGGATTCGGGCTGCCAAGGGAGAGGTATATTCATCACCCGGACGGTGAAAGAAATCAAACCAGGGGAGGACATGATCTGTCAGCTCTATATTTCAAAG CCCTTTATCATCGATGGGTTCAAGTTTGACCTACGGGTTTATGTGCTGATGACATCCTGTGACCCTCTCAGGATTTTTGCATACAAGGAAGGACTGGTCCGCTTTGCCACAACCTCTTACTCCCACCCTTGCACAGACAACCTG GATGATATCTGCATGCACCTGACTAATTATTCCATTAATAAGCACAGTTCCAATTTCATTCGAGATGCTCACTCTGGCAGCAAGAG GAAGCTCTCCACCTTCAACATGTACATGGAGAGCCATGGCTACAATGTGGAGCAGATATGGAGAGATATCGAGGATGTCATCATCAAGACCATCATCTCGGCCCATCCCATCGTCAAGCACAACTACCACACCTGCTTCCCCAGCCACACGCTCAACAGTGCCTGCTTTGAAATCCTGGGCTTTGACATTTTGTTGGACCACAAACTCAAGCCCTGGCTGTTGGAG GTCAACCACTCTCCCAGCTTCGCCACCGACTTCTGGTTAGATAAAGAGGTGAAGGACAGTCTGCTGTATGATACCTTGGTTCTGATCAACCTGGGAAGCTGTGACAAGAAGAAAGTCTTGGAGGAGGAGAGGCAACGGGGGCGGTTCCTGCAGCAATGTCATTCTCGGGAGACCAG GATGGAGGAAGTCAAGGGTTTTCAGGCCATGCGTCTAGAGAAAACTGAGAAGTATGAGAAGGAAAATTGTGGAGGGTTCCACCTGATTTATCCCAATCTGAATTTGGAAAAGTATGAGAAGTTTTTCCAGGACAACAATTCCCTCTTCCAGAATACAGTTACCTCCAGGGCCCGGGAGACGTATGCCCG GCAACTGATCCAGGAGCTGAGactaaaacaggagaaaaaatcCTTCCAAACTAAAGAGAAGAAGGTAGAGATGCAGGGGGAATCGGCAGGCGAGCAAGCAAGAGGCAAGAGCTCGAAGAGCTGGCAACAGACACAACGGCAGAAATACAAGGCAGCTACCACCCACGCCTCCAAACAA CACCTTCAGCCATTGACATTAGTGTCCCGCACACCTGACTTACTCTTGAGTGTCAGAgatgcaaagaaaaatgagacagacaGCAGCCTCGACCAGGAGATCCCCAAGGAAGATGGCCCTGCTCCGCCTAAGCTTCCATCTGCGAGGCATTACTGCTCTGTACCCGACCTGAGGAATTCAAGCCTTCTCTGCTGCTCCAGGCAGGAGCTCAGTAAACTCATCTCCAGAATCAAGGCAGTCACGTCTGCCTCTGCAGTGAACATATTCACTGGCACGCTG CCCTTGAGTTCAGTAGAAACCTCTCCAGAATCCACCACTCAGGTCTCAGACTGCCCTGAGTCTCTACTGAGCATGACCATGACAACCAGCTTTGAATGTAGTAGCCCAGATCTGAACAGGATTGGCTCCTCTAAATGCAAGCAGCAGCAGAATGCCCAGCACCTCATCCAggagaaaatatcaaaaatttcTCTGCCTATAAAATCCCAGCACTTCTTGGGGAATCTGAACCCACGCTTGACTTCACTAAAGAATAACATGAAGAGACAGCATCTGCTATCAGAGATAGTCACCAAAATTCGACTGAGGGAGAAGTCCTCCTTATTCCCACATACCTGCAACCCGAAGCTGGTGTTGAGTAACCAGTCAC AAAACTCCTCCCTGCCCAGCAGCCGAAGCTCTGGTGAGAAGAGGCCACTGGATGTGTCCCCCCTCCTCCACTTGCAGAGTTCTCACAGCCATGATGTTTCTCTGAGGGATCTGCTGGTGGTTGCCACTCCAGCCCGACTGGATCCGAGGCCTGGCAGAAGCTATCCAGGTGCCATGAGGGACCTGTGTATACAGGATCAGGAAGCATAA